From one Salinimonas iocasae genomic stretch:
- a CDS encoding 2Fe-2S iron-sulfur cluster-binding protein encodes MTRGSKRASIIHRYCVILNVVLFFVIINAHAQQQTEDSEHASHHPEAANGPIVAASTDSPPLANQVKGQPGNANAMMGPGMAKGMDKMMEKMGAPKPKDLYPTLMRMQSTTPEQRDSILGKASARMQQGSEQLTTGFESLARAAAVDDYTQMQVAVETVKEGIAHFDSGLAAKRAIQDGQDPRRVALTWFKSQMNLLPSSPVNDSSTLFGMTPFHTAVMLVLLIFTVVMVYVYGFKMRRAAALLEELRSTETASASAPTKQTSPNEIPTNAPVGTDAVLIPATAHVLPSTTMSPRKGVYSGSMQVTGIFHETHDVKTFRLASADGQVIPFSFEPGQFVTFTLTIDGVEKPVKRSYTIASSPTEQYYFEVTIKREEFGVVSRHMHDVVNVGDTLSIKAPGGKFYFNGQDASSVVLISGGVGITPMMSAVRYLTTTCWDGDIYFLFCTRTSNDFIFEQELKYLQARHPRLKVLVSMTQADGTSWMGPQGRFSSALINEFVPDIALKTAHICGPPAMMDATKDILSELGMPEANIKTEAFGGASPKKTATKTEVAPNTPVNNTRQVRFSLSNAQAQAGTDETVLDVADGLDVDIENSCRAGSCGSCKVKLLRGDVDMEVDDGLEAEDRVSGYILACQAIPKTDVEVEA; translated from the coding sequence ATGACTAGGGGGAGTAAACGCGCATCAATCATTCACCGCTATTGTGTCATTCTAAACGTCGTTCTTTTTTTCGTGATTATAAATGCGCACGCACAGCAACAGACTGAGGATAGTGAGCATGCCAGTCATCATCCTGAGGCAGCGAATGGGCCGATTGTTGCGGCAAGCACAGATTCTCCGCCTTTAGCCAACCAAGTTAAAGGTCAGCCGGGCAATGCCAACGCAATGATGGGGCCAGGTATGGCAAAAGGCATGGATAAAATGATGGAGAAAATGGGAGCGCCTAAACCTAAAGATCTCTATCCAACTTTAATGCGGATGCAATCAACCACGCCGGAACAAAGAGATAGTATCTTAGGCAAAGCGTCGGCGCGTATGCAACAAGGAAGTGAACAACTGACTACCGGGTTTGAATCGCTCGCCCGTGCCGCAGCCGTTGATGACTATACCCAAATGCAAGTAGCTGTTGAGACCGTTAAAGAAGGGATCGCGCATTTTGATAGTGGTCTTGCGGCAAAACGGGCAATACAAGATGGGCAAGATCCCAGAAGAGTGGCATTAACCTGGTTTAAATCGCAAATGAATTTGCTACCCAGTTCACCAGTGAATGATTCCTCAACACTATTTGGCATGACGCCGTTTCATACTGCAGTGATGCTTGTTCTGCTGATCTTCACTGTCGTCATGGTGTATGTTTATGGATTTAAAATGCGCAGAGCTGCCGCATTGCTAGAAGAGCTTAGGTCCACTGAGACCGCAAGCGCTTCTGCGCCCACTAAGCAAACATCACCTAACGAGATACCTACTAACGCACCTGTAGGGACTGACGCTGTTTTAATACCCGCTACAGCGCATGTATTACCTTCTACGACTATGTCACCGCGTAAAGGTGTCTATAGTGGCAGTATGCAAGTCACCGGTATTTTTCATGAGACCCATGATGTTAAAACGTTTCGACTTGCCAGCGCCGATGGTCAAGTCATCCCATTTAGTTTTGAACCTGGACAATTTGTGACTTTTACGCTCACGATTGATGGTGTTGAAAAACCGGTGAAGCGGTCTTACACCATCGCATCATCACCCACTGAGCAGTATTACTTTGAAGTCACCATCAAACGCGAGGAATTCGGTGTTGTTTCTCGTCATATGCATGACGTCGTAAATGTGGGAGATACGCTTTCAATTAAAGCGCCTGGCGGCAAGTTTTACTTCAATGGTCAAGATGCAAGTAGTGTTGTATTGATTTCAGGGGGGGTTGGGATCACGCCCATGATGAGCGCGGTACGTTATTTAACCACGACGTGCTGGGACGGTGACATTTATTTTCTGTTTTGTACGCGAACGTCTAACGATTTTATTTTTGAACAGGAATTAAAATATCTACAAGCACGTCACCCAAGGTTGAAAGTACTCGTCAGTATGACACAGGCGGATGGCACATCTTGGATGGGACCTCAGGGGCGTTTTTCATCGGCATTGATAAATGAATTCGTGCCGGACATAGCATTAAAAACAGCACACATTTGTGGGCCGCCGGCAATGATGGATGCAACCAAGGATATTTTATCTGAATTGGGTATGCCTGAAGCGAATATTAAAACAGAAGCTTTCGGTGGTGCGAGTCCGAAGAAAACGGCCACTAAAACGGAGGTCGCCCCAAACACGCCTGTAAACAATACGCGCCAAGTGCGATTTAGTTTATCAAATGCACAGGCACAAGCCGGCACAGATGAAACCGTATTGGACGTTGCTGATGGACTTGATGTTGATATTGAGAATTCGTGCCGGGCAGGCTCTTGCGGCAGTTGCAAAGTGAAATTACTGCGCGGCGATGTTGATATGGAGGTTGATGATGGGTTGGAGGCAGAAGATAGGGTCAGTGGTTATATTTTAGCCTGTCAAGCCATCCCTAAAACTGATGTGGAGGTGGAAGCATAG
- a CDS encoding multiheme c-type cytochrome codes for MIKWIIVILGLVAAGFGVSHFFHTPEDLSKIPWEQMVEPGSLSKAHAFLADDCLSCHTPVEGVERDKCVACHANDTHIVARQPTAFHADITECASCHTEHQGEDAKISLMNHIALVDIGFNMLPNPNVPFDEGAATMAFLENVLANKQTADPLFVHPDVSDKEALLNCSQCHSNDDRHFTLFGEDCVQCHSTDKWSLPTFIHPSSQSRDCNQCHEAPPSHYMQHFKMISAKVAGEPKAKVEACYACHQSTSWNDIKRAGWYKHH; via the coding sequence ATGATCAAGTGGATAATAGTCATTCTGGGCTTAGTCGCAGCGGGCTTTGGTGTTAGCCATTTTTTTCACACACCAGAGGATCTTTCAAAAATTCCATGGGAACAAATGGTAGAGCCTGGTTCACTGAGCAAAGCGCATGCGTTTTTGGCGGATGACTGCTTGAGTTGTCACACGCCAGTAGAAGGCGTTGAGCGCGACAAGTGTGTGGCCTGTCATGCAAATGATACGCATATCGTCGCGCGTCAACCTACTGCGTTTCACGCCGACATAACAGAATGTGCTAGTTGTCATACTGAGCATCAAGGTGAAGATGCTAAGATTTCACTGATGAACCATATTGCATTGGTCGATATTGGGTTCAATATGCTCCCCAACCCAAACGTGCCGTTTGACGAAGGCGCAGCCACGATGGCTTTTTTAGAAAATGTTCTAGCGAATAAGCAAACGGCTGATCCCCTATTTGTGCATCCCGACGTCAGTGATAAAGAAGCATTATTGAATTGTTCACAGTGCCACAGCAACGATGATCGCCACTTTACGTTGTTCGGAGAGGATTGCGTGCAATGCCACAGTACAGACAAGTGGTCACTGCCGACGTTTATTCACCCCTCGAGTCAATCTCGTGATTGCAATCAATGTCATGAAGCGCCGCCCAGTCACTACATGCAACATTTTAAAATGATTTCCGCCAAAGTCGCTGGCGAGCCAAAAGCCAAAGTGGAGGCGTGTTATGCCTGTCATCAATCGACTTCCTGGAACGATATTAAGCGTGCCGGCTGGTACAAGCATCATTAA
- a CDS encoding Kae1-like domain-containing protein, producing MQSAKTCSPAVRVANFHASLIETAWELTQRCRKKYDFKHIGLAGGVFQNRILCDGLAERFAQSDIPVVIPSSLPLNDAAISVGQIHEYCSRRSSRKA from the coding sequence ATGCAATCCGCAAAAACATGTTCGCCAGCAGTTCGCGTCGCAAATTTTCACGCATCACTCATTGAAACTGCGTGGGAGTTAACCCAGCGTTGTCGCAAAAAGTATGATTTCAAACATATTGGTTTGGCCGGAGGCGTCTTCCAAAACCGCATTTTATGCGATGGCCTAGCTGAACGTTTTGCACAATCAGACATTCCTGTTGTTATTCCAAGCAGTTTACCTTTAAACGATGCAGCAATAAGTGTCGGGCAAATTCACGAATATTGCTCAAGGAGATCATCACGAAAGGCATAG